One window of Alkaliphilus metalliredigens QYMF genomic DNA carries:
- the xylB gene encoding xylulokinase yields the protein MYFLGIDLGTSSVKILAINDNNEILGDTTKEYPVYFPQDKWAQQDPIDWWEQTVLAIKELIHNLSIPRNEVGAIGFSGQMHGLVALDGDNKVLTPAILWCDQRTKKECDEITDFFSQDKLSQLTGNKALTGFTAPKILWVKKNMPEVFAKIKHILLPKDYIRLMLTGDYATDMSDASGMLMLDVKNRQWAKEMLDFLEIKEEQLPKLYESYEVTGVVTESVKAELGLEGEILVVGGAGDQAAGAIGTGTVEEGIVSVTLGTSGVVFASHEAYAVDERNRLHSFCHANGKYHSMGVMLSAANCLKWWADLVQPNVDLETLLEEAAATEIGSKSLIFLPYLMGERTPYSDPDAKGSFVGMTATTTRGHMTRALLEGVAFGLYDSLKILEMLEVPIKQVRVIGGGAKSSLWKQILADVFSSEIQEINTNQGGALGAAILAAVGAQRYVTVEEGCQAMIKVVNKISPINKNVEKYKDIHTLYVELYGHLKEWFKKSSRI from the coding sequence ATGTATTTTTTAGGAATTGATTTAGGAACCTCTTCCGTTAAGATATTAGCAATAAATGATAATAATGAAATTCTAGGAGATACAACTAAGGAATACCCTGTTTATTTTCCTCAGGACAAATGGGCACAGCAGGATCCAATAGATTGGTGGGAACAAACTGTTTTGGCTATAAAGGAACTGATACATAATCTAAGTATTCCACGGAATGAAGTGGGTGCAATCGGCTTTAGCGGACAAATGCATGGTTTGGTGGCATTAGATGGCGATAATAAAGTTTTAACACCTGCCATTTTATGGTGTGATCAACGAACAAAGAAAGAATGTGATGAAATAACTGATTTTTTTAGTCAAGATAAGCTGAGTCAGCTAACCGGTAATAAAGCATTAACTGGTTTTACAGCACCTAAAATTTTATGGGTAAAAAAAAATATGCCAGAGGTTTTTGCTAAGATAAAACATATTTTATTGCCTAAGGATTATATACGTTTGATGCTGACTGGTGATTACGCCACAGACATGTCTGATGCATCTGGAATGCTTATGCTGGATGTAAAAAACAGACAGTGGGCAAAGGAAATGCTAGATTTTTTAGAGATAAAGGAAGAACAATTACCTAAATTATATGAATCCTATGAAGTGACAGGCGTTGTTACGGAGTCAGTAAAAGCAGAACTGGGCTTGGAGGGTGAGATTCTTGTTGTCGGCGGTGCAGGAGATCAGGCGGCTGGTGCCATTGGAACTGGTACTGTTGAAGAGGGAATTGTCTCCGTAACCCTGGGTACATCAGGGGTTGTATTTGCATCCCACGAAGCCTACGCTGTTGATGAAAGAAATAGACTACATAGCTTCTGTCATGCCAATGGCAAATATCATTCAATGGGTGTGATGCTGTCTGCAGCAAATTGTTTAAAATGGTGGGCAGATTTAGTGCAGCCCAATGTTGATCTGGAGACATTGTTGGAGGAAGCAGCAGCCACAGAGATAGGAAGCAAAAGCCTTATTTTCTTACCCTATCTAATGGGAGAAAGAACTCCTTACTCCGACCCAGATGCAAAAGGCTCCTTTGTAGGAATGACAGCCACTACCACAAGAGGTCATATGACGAGAGCCTTATTAGAAGGGGTCGCATTTGGATTGTATGATTCACTGAAAATACTGGAAATGCTAGAAGTTCCCATTAAGCAGGTGCGTGTAATTGGTGGAGGCGCCAAGAGCTCTTTGTGGAAGCAAATTTTAGCAGATGTATTTTCTAGTGAGATTCAAGAAATTAATACGAATCAAGGAGGAGCGTTAGGAGCTGCAATATTAGCTGCTGTTGGTGCCCAAAGATATGTCACCGTTGAGGAAGGCTGTCAAGCTATGATTAAGGTTGTCAATAAAATTAGTCCTATTAATAAAAATGTTGAGAAATACAAAGATATTCATACTCTTTATGTTGAATTGTATGGACATTTGAAGGAATGGTTTAAAAAGAGTAGTCGGATCTAG
- the mmsB gene encoding multiple monosaccharide ABC transporter permease → MENIKVIIRRNMRQYAMLIALIAITILFQILTKGILLRPINVHRLILQNSYILILSIGMMFCILSGGHIDLSVGSIVALIGATSAMFSVSMGLPVTLSIILSLLMGVLVGMWQGFWIAYVKIPSFIVTLAGMLVFRGISNLILNGETIALPSLYVTIASGSIPDFIGGEGSKLHIATILIGFICSIIYVALQYVERRNKIKYNFEVNPFNGFIMRSLVSFIIINLFSFWLARANGLPYIIIILMILILVYSFIANRTVVGRHIYAMGGNVKTAELSGIKTKKVLFWIYANMGLLAAIAGIVFSGRLNSASPIAGDGFELDAIAACFIGGASASGGIGTVPGAIIGGFIMGILNNGMSIMGISVFWQKIVKGLVLLLAVAFDVYSKSKSKSKTSYKKEVKKDERTLFGN, encoded by the coding sequence ATGGAAAATATAAAAGTAATCATCAGGAGAAATATGCGGCAATACGCTATGCTGATAGCTTTGATTGCAATTACTATTTTGTTTCAAATATTGACAAAGGGCATCCTTTTAAGACCAATCAATGTACATCGTCTTATTCTACAGAATAGCTATATTCTTATACTTTCCATAGGAATGATGTTTTGTATCTTATCCGGAGGACATATAGATCTTTCTGTGGGATCGATAGTAGCACTTATAGGAGCGACATCTGCAATGTTTAGTGTTTCAATGGGTTTACCAGTTACTCTGTCTATTATTTTATCACTGTTGATGGGAGTGCTGGTTGGTATGTGGCAGGGCTTTTGGATTGCATATGTTAAGATTCCTTCTTTTATTGTAACCCTTGCAGGGATGCTGGTATTTAGGGGAATCAGTAACCTGATACTGAATGGTGAGACGATAGCTCTACCATCTCTATATGTGACGATTGCCTCTGGTTCAATCCCCGACTTTATTGGAGGAGAGGGAAGTAAATTACATATAGCTACTATACTAATTGGGTTTATATGCTCTATTATTTATGTTGCACTTCAATATGTTGAACGAAGAAATAAGATAAAATACAATTTTGAAGTTAATCCCTTTAATGGATTTATTATGAGATCCTTGGTTTCATTTATCATAATTAACTTGTTTTCTTTTTGGTTGGCAAGAGCAAATGGGCTACCTTATATAATCATAATTTTAATGATATTAATATTAGTGTACTCATTTATTGCAAATAGAACTGTGGTTGGACGGCATATCTATGCAATGGGAGGTAACGTAAAAACAGCTGAACTTTCCGGTATTAAAACGAAAAAGGTACTGTTTTGGATCTATGCCAATATGGGGTTATTAGCAGCAATAGCAGGAATTGTATTCTCAGGTCGTTTAAACTCAGCTTCACCGATTGCTGGAGATGGATTTGAATTAGATGCAATTGCAGCATGTTTTATTGGTGGTGCATCGGCCTCGGGAGGTATAGGAACAGTCCCAGGGGCGATTATAGGCGGATTTATTATGGGTATTCTCAATAATGGTATGTCAATTATGGGGATCAGTGTTTTCTGGCAGAAAATTGTTAAAGGACTGGTATTGCTTCTTGCTGTGGCATTTGACGTGTATTCTAAATCTAAGTCCAAATCAAAAACATCATATAAAAAGGAGGTCAAAAAAGATGAGAGAACACTTTTTGGAAATTAA
- a CDS encoding aldose epimerase family protein, with amino-acid sequence MDILIEKCNEALDGNTLVIYTLTNEAGMKVKICNLGATIISLFAPDRKGKYQDIVLGFEKIENYYNNTQFLGAIIGRYANRIEGGVIEIGGIEYKLERNDGNNHLHGGYRGFDKVFWSDEAVSKGEKSLVLSYTSEDMEENYPGKLEVKVSYSLTSDNALRIDYYGISNKDTIVNLTNHSYFNLSGHDKGDIGGHELIIDAEYFTPINQECLPTGEIRSVEGTAMDFRNMKIIATGLESDEEQIIMGQGYDHNFVLRSNGDLKKKAAEVHDPVSGRRMEVYTTKPGIQFYSGNHLESSATGKNGVSYKKWSGLCLETQYFPNGMKHKHFPSCILKKGKEYKHTTIYKFL; translated from the coding sequence ATGGATATTTTAATTGAAAAATGCAATGAAGCATTGGATGGTAATACTCTTGTTATTTATACGCTTACAAATGAAGCAGGAATGAAGGTGAAAATCTGTAATCTTGGAGCTACTATAATATCCCTATTTGCCCCTGATAGGAAAGGAAAATATCAGGATATTGTACTAGGCTTCGAAAAAATCGAGAATTATTATAATAATACGCAATTCTTAGGAGCTATCATTGGAAGATATGCAAATAGAATTGAGGGGGGAGTCATAGAAATTGGGGGTATTGAGTATAAGCTTGAACGGAACGACGGTAATAATCACCTTCATGGAGGCTATCGGGGCTTTGATAAAGTGTTTTGGAGTGATGAAGCAGTAAGTAAGGGAGAAAAATCCTTGGTTTTAAGTTATACAAGTGAGGATATGGAAGAAAATTATCCAGGGAAGCTCGAAGTGAAGGTTTCATATAGCCTTACTTCTGATAATGCCTTAAGAATAGACTATTATGGAATCTCTAACAAAGATACAATAGTAAATCTAACTAATCACAGCTATTTCAACCTTTCGGGCCACGATAAGGGCGACATTGGAGGACATGAACTTATAATAGATGCTGAGTATTTCACCCCTATAAATCAAGAATGTTTGCCAACAGGAGAAATCCGTTCCGTAGAGGGAACAGCTATGGACTTTCGTAACATGAAAATAATAGCTACTGGGCTTGAAAGTGATGAAGAGCAAATCATAATGGGGCAAGGGTATGATCATAATTTTGTTCTGAGAAGCAATGGTGATTTAAAAAAGAAAGCAGCGGAGGTCCATGATCCTGTCAGTGGTAGACGAATGGAGGTATATACAACAAAACCTGGGATACAATTTTACTCTGGAAATCATCTTGAAAGCTCAGCTACAGGGAAAAACGGAGTAAGCTATAAAAAATGGAGTGGACTTTGCTTGGAAACACAGTATTTTCCAAATGGTATGAAGCATAAGCATTTTCCTTCTTGTATTTTAAAAAAAGGAAAGGAATATAAGCATACTACAATTTATAAATTCCTTTAA
- the mmsA gene encoding multiple monosaccharide ABC transporter ATP-binding protein, whose amino-acid sequence MTNNILEMRTITKEFPGVKALNNVNLQVKRGQIHALVGENGAGKSTLMNVLSGIYPYGTYSGEIVFDGSDCQFKDIKESEGKGIVIIHQELALSPYLTVAENIFLGNECQKKGIVDWYATQEKAIRLMKRVGLHIKHDALVKDIGVGQQQLVEIAKSLAKDVKLLILDEPTAALNDEDSDSLLELLKELNEKQEITSIIISHKLNEVTKIADEITVIRDGTIIETLVKGKDEISENRIIKGMVGRELMDRYPKRVSNIGKIAFEIENWLVHDPLDEGRVKIKNVNLNVREGEIVGISGLMGSGRTELAMSIFGHSYGKNIKGKMIKAGKVLNVTNVSQAIQEGLAYLTEDRKTGGLVLNDDIRRNITLAKLKKISNRGVVNLNEEIHVAEEFCKKLRIKTSDIYQNTGNLSGGNQQKVIIAKWLFSEPDVLILDEPTRGIDVGAKYEIYNIINDLANQGKSIIVISSELPELLGICDRIYIMNEGEFVGEMPTHEACQESIMRCIIQSSGRKKHEATSTY is encoded by the coding sequence ATGACCAATAATATTCTTGAAATGCGAACGATAACAAAAGAGTTTCCGGGAGTTAAAGCGCTAAATAATGTAAATCTCCAGGTGAAAAGGGGACAGATTCATGCATTAGTAGGAGAGAATGGCGCAGGAAAATCAACTTTGATGAATGTTCTCAGTGGGATATATCCTTATGGAACATATTCTGGAGAAATTGTTTTTGATGGTAGTGATTGCCAGTTTAAAGATATTAAGGAGAGCGAAGGAAAAGGAATTGTAATCATTCATCAAGAATTAGCCCTTAGTCCTTATTTGACAGTGGCTGAAAATATATTTTTAGGAAATGAATGTCAAAAAAAAGGTATTGTCGATTGGTATGCTACCCAAGAAAAAGCGATAAGACTTATGAAACGAGTGGGACTACATATTAAGCATGATGCATTAGTAAAGGATATAGGAGTTGGACAGCAGCAGCTTGTTGAAATTGCAAAGTCATTAGCTAAGGATGTGAAGCTGTTGATTTTGGATGAGCCTACTGCGGCTTTAAATGATGAAGATTCTGACAGTTTGCTGGAATTGTTGAAGGAATTAAATGAAAAACAGGAAATTACCAGCATTATCATCTCTCATAAGTTAAATGAGGTGACAAAAATAGCTGACGAGATAACGGTTATACGTGATGGAACAATCATTGAAACCCTTGTTAAAGGTAAGGATGAAATTTCAGAAAACCGAATCATTAAAGGAATGGTTGGAAGAGAGTTGATGGATAGGTACCCCAAAAGGGTTTCAAACATAGGGAAAATAGCTTTTGAGATTGAAAACTGGTTGGTGCATGATCCATTAGACGAAGGGCGGGTAAAGATCAAAAATGTTAACTTAAATGTCCGAGAAGGAGAGATTGTTGGGATATCAGGATTAATGGGTTCAGGTAGAACAGAGCTCGCTATGAGTATTTTTGGTCATTCCTATGGTAAAAACATTAAAGGGAAAATGATAAAAGCTGGAAAAGTTTTGAATGTGACTAATGTGAGTCAAGCAATTCAGGAAGGGCTTGCATATTTAACAGAGGATCGTAAAACTGGTGGATTAGTTCTTAATGATGACATCCGAAGAAATATTACTTTGGCTAAATTGAAGAAGATTAGTAATCGTGGAGTTGTGAATTTAAATGAGGAGATTCATGTTGCTGAAGAATTCTGTAAAAAACTCCGAATTAAGACCTCAGACATATATCAGAATACAGGAAATTTATCTGGAGGCAATCAACAGAAGGTTATCATTGCAAAATGGCTTTTTTCAGAGCCGGATGTTCTCATCCTTGATGAACCAACAAGAGGGATAGATGTAGGAGCCAAATATGAGATATATAATATTATAAACGACTTAGCTAATCAAGGTAAATCTATTATTGTTATTTCATCAGAATTGCCAGAGCTATTAGGAATATGTGACAGAATTTATATAATGAACGAAGGAGAGTTTGTAGGAGAAATGCCAACCCATGAGGCTTGTCAGGAAAGCATTATGCGTTGCATCATCCAAAGCTCTGGCAGGAAAAAGCATGAAGCAACCAGTACGTATTAA
- a CDS encoding ROK family transcriptional regulator, with translation MINLETFSQDQIKEINRSNIINMIKQKYEITKHEIAVALKLSIPTITTNINQLIEEGLVEEAGVGNSTGGRKPMILKLVENARFSVGVDVSPDKVRILLIDLNNTIIDEASFDYVKDLSFKGVLDEVKTEIERFMTQNNISKNKILGVGISLPGLVDEDRLILENAPNIGVRDFNFQEFQDSLQLRVFIENEANIAAYAEKEIGKTVNMRNVVYVSITEGVGTGIIVNQHIYKSSNKKAGEFGHMRISDEPRPCNCGRTGCWELYASKKALSRYYEESTGLKVSTLDEIFSEESFNMPSVKEAIGRYIDCLFIGIENIILGLNPEFVIIGGELGKYEKEMLTLINGRNNMKSSFVEYEGTKVVFSALKDKGSLIGAALLPLEDLFNYTKNII, from the coding sequence ATGATAAACTTAGAGACATTTAGTCAAGATCAAATTAAAGAAATCAATCGATCAAACATTATTAATATGATTAAGCAAAAATATGAAATAACCAAGCATGAAATTGCTGTTGCACTTAAATTAAGTATTCCAACTATAACCACAAATATTAATCAATTGATAGAGGAAGGACTTGTTGAAGAAGCAGGAGTTGGTAATTCTACTGGCGGAAGAAAGCCTATGATTTTAAAGCTTGTAGAAAATGCAAGGTTTTCAGTTGGAGTGGACGTTTCTCCCGATAAAGTTCGAATATTATTGATAGACTTAAATAACACAATCATTGATGAAGCTTCATTTGATTATGTAAAAGACCTTTCCTTTAAAGGGGTATTGGATGAGGTAAAGACTGAAATAGAAAGATTTATGACACAGAATAATATCAGTAAAAACAAGATTTTAGGTGTAGGCATTTCCTTGCCAGGATTGGTGGATGAGGATAGGCTTATTCTAGAGAATGCTCCTAATATAGGAGTAAGAGATTTTAATTTTCAAGAATTTCAGGATAGTTTACAACTGAGGGTATTTATAGAGAATGAAGCAAATATAGCTGCATATGCTGAAAAAGAAATTGGTAAAACTGTAAATATGCGCAATGTCGTGTATGTATCCATTACGGAAGGTGTTGGTACAGGTATTATAGTAAATCAGCATATTTATAAAAGCTCCAATAAGAAGGCTGGAGAGTTTGGACATATGAGAATATCTGATGAACCTCGACCCTGTAATTGCGGAAGGACAGGCTGCTGGGAACTTTACGCCTCAAAAAAAGCACTCTCAAGATATTATGAGGAGTCCACTGGACTAAAAGTATCTACTTTGGATGAAATTTTTTCTGAAGAAAGCTTTAATATGCCTTCAGTTAAGGAAGCGATTGGGAGATATATTGATTGTCTCTTTATTGGGATAGAAAATATCATTTTAGGCTTGAATCCAGAATTTGTAATTATTGGAGGAGAGCTAGGGAAATATGAAAAAGAAATGCTGACCTTGATTAATGGTAGAAATAATATGAAGAGCAGTTTTGTAGAATATGAAGGAACTAAAGTTGTTTTTTCAGCTCTTAAGGATAAGGGATCTTTAATCGGGGCAGCATTGCTTCCCCTTGAAGACCTTTTTAATTATACTAAAAATATTATTTAG
- the xylA gene encoding xylose isomerase: MREHFLEINKIKFEGGDSTNPLAFKYYDANRIVAGKKMKDHLRFALSYWHTLTGNGTDPFGQPTMERDYNSLDGIELSKARVDAAFELMTKLGIEFFCFHDLDIAPEGNSLQEKLDNLDTILERIEDKMKETGIKCLWGTTNAFSHPRFMHGAATSPNADVFAFAAAQVKKALEITHRLRGENYVFWGGREGYETLLNTDIALENDNLAKFLKMAKDYARNIGFEGQFLIEPKPKEPTKHQYDFDTMTVLGFLRKYNLIDDFKLNIEANHATLAGHTFQHELAMARINGVLGSVDANQGDLLLGWDTDQFPTNIYDATLSMYEVLKNGGIAPGGLNFDAKVRRGSFKPDDLFIAYIVGMDTFAKGLLVADKLLTDGVLENFVTKRYESYTAGIGKKIIEDATSFEELAEYALKHDKIVLESGRQEMLEDIVNRYIYK; encoded by the coding sequence ATGAGAGAACACTTTTTGGAAATTAATAAAATAAAATTTGAGGGGGGAGATTCAACTAATCCTTTAGCATTTAAATATTATGATGCTAATCGTATCGTAGCAGGTAAAAAGATGAAGGATCACTTGAGATTTGCCCTCAGCTATTGGCATACCCTCACTGGTAATGGAACTGATCCCTTTGGGCAGCCTACAATGGAAAGAGACTATAATAGTTTAGATGGTATAGAGTTATCTAAGGCAAGAGTGGATGCAGCATTTGAACTTATGACAAAGTTAGGAATCGAATTTTTTTGTTTTCACGATTTGGATATTGCACCTGAAGGGAATTCACTACAAGAAAAGCTGGACAATTTAGATACGATACTTGAACGTATAGAAGATAAAATGAAGGAGACAGGTATAAAATGTTTATGGGGCACTACTAACGCCTTTAGTCATCCTCGATTTATGCATGGGGCTGCGACATCTCCAAATGCAGATGTATTCGCATTTGCAGCGGCACAGGTAAAGAAGGCATTGGAAATTACTCATCGCTTGAGGGGAGAAAACTATGTTTTTTGGGGTGGTCGTGAGGGTTATGAAACCCTTCTTAATACAGATATTGCTCTTGAAAATGACAATTTAGCTAAGTTCCTAAAAATGGCAAAGGATTATGCAAGAAATATTGGTTTTGAAGGACAATTTCTTATTGAACCAAAACCGAAGGAGCCAACAAAGCATCAATATGACTTTGATACAATGACGGTTCTTGGTTTTTTGAGAAAATATAATCTAATCGACGATTTTAAATTAAATATTGAAGCAAATCATGCCACACTGGCAGGACATACATTTCAGCATGAATTAGCCATGGCTCGTATAAATGGGGTATTGGGTAGTGTTGATGCAAATCAGGGAGATCTGCTTCTAGGATGGGACACGGATCAATTTCCAACCAATATTTATGATGCCACCCTATCTATGTATGAGGTATTAAAAAATGGTGGCATAGCACCAGGTGGACTAAATTTTGATGCTAAGGTGAGAAGGGGATCATTCAAGCCAGATGATTTATTTATCGCTTATATTGTTGGTATGGACACCTTTGCCAAAGGCTTATTGGTGGCTGACAAGCTGTTGACAGATGGGGTACTGGAAAACTTTGTGACAAAGCGTTATGAAAGTTATACTGCTGGTATCGGCAAGAAAATTATAGAGGATGCAACAAGTTTTGAGGAACTTGCAGAATATGCCTTAAAGCATGATAAAATTGTACTTGAATCAGGTCGTCAAGAAATGCTGGAGGATATTGTAAATAGATATATATATAAGTAA
- the chvE gene encoding multiple monosaccharide ABC transporter substrate-binding protein, which yields MKKLGLWLLALVLLVTMLSTVGCTSQTSNSGDLGTAKGDKLIGVAMPTKSLQRWNQDGDNMKNMLEAAGYEVILEYADNKVEQQVTQVENMITKGCEVIVIASIDGTALKGVLSDAGKEGIKIIAYDRLILDSADVDYYATFDNYLVGKIQGEYIVNALELDSGNGPLNLEVFGGSPDDNNAFFFNSGAMDVLQPYIDNGKLVVNSGQVKMEQVAIQGWRAEGAQARMDNLLTANYTDKNVDVVLSPNDSLAQGIVASLKAAGYGSADKPFPVLTGQDCDITNVKMLIAGEQSMSIFKDTRTLATQVVAMVTAIMDGSEVPVNDTTTYNNNVKVVPSFLCEPVFADKDNFKELLIDSGYYTPDQL from the coding sequence ATGAAAAAGTTAGGTTTATGGTTATTGGCTTTAGTTCTTCTTGTTACTATGCTTTCTACGGTTGGATGCACAAGCCAGACGAGCAATTCTGGCGATTTGGGAACGGCAAAGGGAGACAAACTTATAGGTGTAGCAATGCCTACAAAATCATTGCAACGATGGAATCAAGACGGAGATAATATGAAGAATATGCTTGAAGCGGCAGGTTATGAAGTTATATTAGAGTATGCCGACAACAAAGTAGAACAGCAGGTTACACAGGTTGAGAACATGATTACTAAGGGTTGTGAAGTAATTGTAATTGCTTCTATAGACGGAACAGCTTTAAAAGGAGTCCTGTCAGATGCTGGTAAAGAAGGCATCAAAATTATTGCATATGACCGTTTAATATTAGATTCTGCAGATGTAGATTATTATGCAACCTTCGATAATTATCTTGTGGGTAAAATACAAGGAGAGTACATAGTGAATGCTCTTGAGCTTGATAGTGGAAATGGTCCCTTAAACTTGGAGGTATTTGGGGGTTCTCCAGATGATAATAATGCCTTCTTCTTTAATAGTGGAGCTATGGATGTTCTGCAACCATATATTGATAATGGTAAATTAGTCGTTAATTCTGGTCAAGTAAAGATGGAGCAGGTAGCAATCCAAGGCTGGAGAGCTGAAGGTGCTCAAGCTAGAATGGACAATCTATTGACAGCCAATTATACAGATAAAAATGTTGATGTAGTCTTATCACCTAATGATAGTTTGGCCCAAGGTATAGTTGCTTCATTAAAAGCGGCTGGCTATGGTTCAGCGGACAAACCATTTCCGGTATTAACAGGACAGGATTGCGATATCACAAATGTTAAAATGCTAATTGCTGGCGAACAATCTATGTCAATTTTCAAAGATACGAGAACTTTAGCAACACAAGTAGTAGCTATGGTTACTGCTATTATGGATGGGAGTGAAGTTCCTGTAAACGATACCACAACCTATAACAATAATGTTAAAGTAGTTCCTTCCTTCTTGTGTGAGCCTGTGTTTGCAGACAAGGACAACTTTAAAGAACTATTAATTGATTCAGGGTATTATACTCCAGATCAATTGTAG